In Papaver somniferum cultivar HN1 chromosome 1, ASM357369v1, whole genome shotgun sequence, a genomic segment contains:
- the LOC113350669 gene encoding RING-H2 finger protein ATL78-like → MSSSPSSTSSFPSRKLLLQIIPRVSTGSPISLHAGTKEPESMIDANVIMVLSVLVCALICVLVLNSIIRCALGYSNRLARDSGDNRPIQSVANTGIRKKALKTFPVVTYSSGGLKLPGLDTECVICLSEFAQGERIRILPKCNHGFHIKCIGKWLSSHSTCPTCRHCLIETCEKIINGGSSQPRSLIPLSQPPHSSTIVPLEHEGIVRNVADIC, encoded by the coding sequence ATgtcttcttctccttcctctacttcttcttttcCATCAAGGAAGCTACTTTTACAAATTATTCCTCGCGTATCAACAGGCTCACCTATCTCCCTACACGCCGGTACAAAAGAACCCGAGAGTATGATTGATGCAAATGTAATTATGGTTCTTTCAGTGCTTGTATGTGCACTGATATGTGTACTAGTGCTTAATTCCATCATTAGATGTGCATTAGGTTACTCTAATCGGCTTGCACGTGATTCCGGTGACAACAGACCAATTCAGTCAGTTGCTAACACAGGAATAAGGAAAAAGGCTCTCAAGACATTTCCCGTAGTTACTTACTCATCTGGCGGGTTAAAGCTTCCGGGTTTAGACACTGAATGCGTTATATGCCTCTCAGAGTTCGCTCAGGGAGAGCGAATCAGAATTCTACCTAAATGCAACCATGGGTTTCATATTAAATGCATCGGTAAATGGCTCAGTTCGCACTCAACATGCCCAACTTGTAGGCATTGTTTGATCGAGACGTGCGAAAAGATCATTAATGGGGGTAGCAGCCAGCCGAGGTCTTTGATTCCACTGTCGCAGCCTCCACATTCGTCAACCATTGTTCCATTAGAACATGAAGGAATCGTACGGAATGTCGCGGATATATGTTGA